The Neomonachus schauinslandi chromosome 4, ASM220157v2, whole genome shotgun sequence genome includes a region encoding these proteins:
- the LOC110578745 gene encoding small ubiquitin-related modifier 2-like has product CEAAAEETPALAAADEKPKEGVKTENNDHINLKAAGQDGSVVQFTIKRHTPLSNLMKAYCERQDTPAQLEMEDEDIIDVFQQQIGVY; this is encoded by the exons TGTGAAGCGGCAGCTGAGGAGACTCCAGCGCTCGCCGCGGCCGACGAAAAACCCAAGGAAGGCGTCAAGACTGAGAACAATGATCATATTAATTTGAAGGCGGCGGGGCAGGACGGTTCTGTGGTGCAGTTTACGATTAAGAGGCACACACCACTTAGTAATCTAATGAAAGCCTATTGTGAACGACAGG ACACACCTGCACAGTTGGAAATGGAGGATGAAGATATAATTGATGTGTTCCAGCAGCAGATAGGTGTCTACTAA